Proteins encoded in a region of the Hippocampus zosterae strain Florida chromosome 11, ASM2543408v3, whole genome shotgun sequence genome:
- the ccser2a gene encoding serine-rich coiled-coil domain-containing protein 2 isoform X3: MEDKVSTGSAMVSRLPKFGGRSTSGGAGSLTNGSSSQDAKTGACPSGAIRTSPFSLKWRRDEGTAPSSLSTLTSPGDGGKEKTRQLPPSAKEGKSASPGTPIMRRSGPLAVAASSPKAPPKQPLKVPPKDGIKLGQSSLNGAPKADRGDTESRPSRPKLSSGSPTSDSRDRLSQSSESLKTLELDKMVRSNSFTHFKQIPSPNSQPMIRSFSFNRAVELAKPLANTQLRPPRSSFLKPPQLGNGRLRLGLGALRVGQGGSGSSGGVQYSRTTAAASSLPTPAAPSAPSALKKPLLSTCGLNKLLGNSRASLGFKQPKPAQAKQQKTILPAWVKGAVKPSSVPPCGDPEPGGKDEEADGRCGADQRIVDGGEKDKSGVLAPSSDEAVADGQEDMSLSSASSLGQGNTSEDFLDDLDSLGDVFSDGDPHDNKKINSVLNETNDWEPAGHDEESPMQDSQGALVKSPETGDVCQASSLELSPSNSSGGTYMWDEEGLEPLSGPGTYLCDPYDDSELNSMDILNNLHGPGVEEVDDDDLMLDVDLPEDGLHDFDRMSNGVSGPRRQGQRRRHHRWNGADHSPNDGRSPFSHHYDSLKSSRMSLPAAPSEARRQGRAPAPVHDELSLEHMSQDCTLVKNQLLRLKNLLQLEDPDSPADVAGEIGSKTNSVSQFEELLKEVHMLREELRSRDKTIVQLTLQCQQLQQHQREQVLARERQVRCRCQQQRAPSLLRQPADKLPQRPCDKATQTHWRPPTHAVSPHNHTQGVLPTPSPPPWQAPPQALTCAGMPQRRQRVEHLVQYFTDRACFKYLSTSASVSARESR, translated from the exons ATGGAAGATAAAGTATCGACCGGCTCCGCCATGGTTTCAAGACTGCCCAAGTTTGGCGGGCGCTCGACGAGTGGCGGCGCCGGCTCCTTGACCAACGGTTCGTCTTCGCAGGATGCCAAGACTGGCGCGTGCCCGAGCGGCGCCATTCGAACTTCTCCCTTTTCCTTGAAATGGAGGAGAGATGAAGGGACAGCCCCCTCCAGCCTGAGCACCCTGACCAGCCCTGGGGACGGGGGCAAGGAGAAGACGAGACAACTCCCCCCATCGGCAAAGGAAGGAAAGAGCGCCTCCCCGGGAACGCCGATAATGCGCAGGTCAGGTCCATTGGCGGTGGCGGCCTCCAGCCCCAAAGCCCCCCCGAAGCAACCCCTCAAAGTACCTCCCAAAGACGGCATCAAGTTAGGCCAAAGCTCACTCAACGGCGCACCCAAAGCAGACCGCGGCGACACCGAGTCCCGCCCATCACGGCCCAAGTTATCCTCAGGATCGCCGACAAGCGACTCCCGAGACCGCCTTTCGCAGTCCAGCGAAAGCCTGAAGACCCTGGAACTGGACAAGATGGTGCGCTCAAACAGTTTCACGCACTTCAAGCAGATTCCGTCTCCCAACAGCCAGCCCATGATCCGCTCCTTCTCCTTCAACCGGGCCGTGGAACTGGCCAAACCTCTGGCCAACACTCAGCTTCGACCGCCTCGGAGTAGTTTCCTCAAACCCCCTCAACTCGGCAACGGACGCTTACGTTTAGGACTCGGGGCTCTCCGTGTTGGCCAAGGGGGGTCGGGATCTTCTGGCGGCGTTCAGTACAGCCGAACAACTGCGGCTGCTTCCTCGCTCCCGACGCCGGCAGCGCCCTCCGCTCCCTCCGCTCTGAAAAAACCGCTGCTCTCCACTTGCGGTTTGAACAAGTTATTGGGGAATAGTCGCGCGTCTTTGGGCTTCAAGCAGCCGAAACCCGCACAGGCCAAGCAGCAaaagaccatcctcccggcttgGGTTAAAGGAGCCGTCAAACCTTCATCCGTCCCTCCGTGTGGTGATCCCGAACCCGGCGGAAAGGATGAAGAAGCGGATGGTCGCTGTGGCGCTGATCAACGGATCGTGGATggaggagaaaaagacaaaagcggCGTGCTGGCGCCAAGCTCGGATGAGGCGGTCGCGGATGGTCAGGAAGACATGTCCCTGTCTTCCGCTTCATCCCTCGGCCAAGGAAACACCAGTGAAGACTTTTTAGATGACTTGGACAGTTTGGGGGATGTTTTCAGTGACGGGGACCCTCACGACAACAAGAAGATAAATAGTGTTCTCAACGAGACCAATGACTGGGAGCCGGCAG GCCATGATGAAGAAAGCCCAATGCAAGACTCCCAGGGAGCACTTGTGAAGTCGCCGGAGACGGGCGATGTCTGCCAGGCTTCATCTTTGGAGCTGTCACCCTCCAACAGCTCCGGGGGAACCTACATGTGGGACGAAGAAGGTCTCGAACCACTTTCAGGGCCTGGCACGTATCTGTGCGATCCGTACGACGACTCCGAGCTCAACAGCATG GATATTCTGAACAATCTGCACGGCCCAGGCGTGGAAGAGGTGGATGACGATGACCTCATGCTGGATGTGGATCTCCCAGAGGATGGTTTGCATG ACTTTGACAGGATGTCCAACGGTGTAAGCGGGCCCCGTCGACAGGGACAGCGCCGCCGACACCACCGCTGGAATGGAGCTGACCACTCCCCCAACGACGGCAG GTCACCGTTTTCCCATCACTACGACAGCCTCAAGTCTTCAAGGATGTCTTTACCGGCCGCCCCCTCGGAAGCGAGGCGACAGGGCCGCGCGCCCGCGCCTGTGCACGATGAGTTGTCGCTGGAGCACATGAGCCAAGACTGCACCTTGGTCAAGAACCAGCTGCTCAGGCTGAAAAACCTACTGCAG CTCGAGGATCCGGACTCGCCAGCAGATGTTGCGGGCGAGATTGGAAGCAAGACCAATAGTGTATCCCAG TTTGAGGAGCTGCTGAAGGAGGTGCACATGCTCCGAGAAGAACTTCGGAGTCGAGACAAAACCATTGTTCAGCTCACTCTGCAGTgtcagcagctgcagcagcatcAGCGGGAacaagtg ctggccCGAGAACGTCAGGTGCGGTGCCGGTGTCAACAGCAGAGGGCGCCCTCGCTACTTCGACAGCCGGCGGACAAGCTACCGCAACGCCCCTGTGACAAGGCCACCCAGACCCACTGGAGACCCCCCACTCACGCCGTGAGTCCACATAACCACACTCAG GGTGTGCTGCCCACCCCCTCGCCGCCCCCGTGGCAGGCGCCGCCCCAGGCCTTGACCTGTGCCGGCATGCCCCAGCGCAGACAGA
- the ccser2a gene encoding serine-rich coiled-coil domain-containing protein 2 isoform X5 produces MEDKVSTGSAMVSRLPKFGGRSTSGGAGSLTNGSSSQDAKTGACPSGAIRTSPFSLKWRRDEGTAPSSLSTLTSPGDGGKEKTRQLPPSAKEGKSASPGTPIMRRSGPLAVAASSPKAPPKQPLKVPPKDGIKLGQSSLNGAPKADRGDTESRPSRPKLSSGSPTSDSRDRLSQSSESLKTLELDKMVRSNSFTHFKQIPSPNSQPMIRSFSFNRAVELAKPLANTQLRPPRSSFLKPPQLGNGRLRLGLGALRVGQGGSGSSGGVQYSRTTAAASSLPTPAAPSAPSALKKPLLSTCGLNKLLGNSRASLGFKQPKPAQAKQQKTILPAWVKGAVKPSSVPPCGDPEPGGKDEEADGRCGADQRIVDGGEKDKSGVLAPSSDEAVADGQEDMSLSSASSLGQGNTSEDFLDDLDSLGDVFSDGDPHDNKKINSVLNETNDWEPAGHDEESPMQDSQGALVKSPETGDVCQASSLELSPSNSSGGTYMWDEEGLEPLSGPGTYLCDPYDDSELNSMDILNNLHGPGVEEVDDDDLMLDVDLPEDGLHDFDRMSNGVSGPRRQGQRRRHHRWNGADHSPNDGRSPFSHHYDSLKSSRMSLPAAPSEARRQGRAPAPVHDELSLEHMSQDCTLVKNQLLRLKNLLQLEDPDSPADVAGEIGSKTNSVSQFEELLKEVHMLREELRSRDKTIVQLTLQCQQLQQHQREQVLARERQVRCRCQQQRAPSLLRQPADKLPQRPCDKATQTHWRPPTHAGVLPTPSPPPWQAPPQALTCAGMPQRRQRVEHLVQYFTDRACFKYLSTSASVSARESR; encoded by the exons ATGGAAGATAAAGTATCGACCGGCTCCGCCATGGTTTCAAGACTGCCCAAGTTTGGCGGGCGCTCGACGAGTGGCGGCGCCGGCTCCTTGACCAACGGTTCGTCTTCGCAGGATGCCAAGACTGGCGCGTGCCCGAGCGGCGCCATTCGAACTTCTCCCTTTTCCTTGAAATGGAGGAGAGATGAAGGGACAGCCCCCTCCAGCCTGAGCACCCTGACCAGCCCTGGGGACGGGGGCAAGGAGAAGACGAGACAACTCCCCCCATCGGCAAAGGAAGGAAAGAGCGCCTCCCCGGGAACGCCGATAATGCGCAGGTCAGGTCCATTGGCGGTGGCGGCCTCCAGCCCCAAAGCCCCCCCGAAGCAACCCCTCAAAGTACCTCCCAAAGACGGCATCAAGTTAGGCCAAAGCTCACTCAACGGCGCACCCAAAGCAGACCGCGGCGACACCGAGTCCCGCCCATCACGGCCCAAGTTATCCTCAGGATCGCCGACAAGCGACTCCCGAGACCGCCTTTCGCAGTCCAGCGAAAGCCTGAAGACCCTGGAACTGGACAAGATGGTGCGCTCAAACAGTTTCACGCACTTCAAGCAGATTCCGTCTCCCAACAGCCAGCCCATGATCCGCTCCTTCTCCTTCAACCGGGCCGTGGAACTGGCCAAACCTCTGGCCAACACTCAGCTTCGACCGCCTCGGAGTAGTTTCCTCAAACCCCCTCAACTCGGCAACGGACGCTTACGTTTAGGACTCGGGGCTCTCCGTGTTGGCCAAGGGGGGTCGGGATCTTCTGGCGGCGTTCAGTACAGCCGAACAACTGCGGCTGCTTCCTCGCTCCCGACGCCGGCAGCGCCCTCCGCTCCCTCCGCTCTGAAAAAACCGCTGCTCTCCACTTGCGGTTTGAACAAGTTATTGGGGAATAGTCGCGCGTCTTTGGGCTTCAAGCAGCCGAAACCCGCACAGGCCAAGCAGCAaaagaccatcctcccggcttgGGTTAAAGGAGCCGTCAAACCTTCATCCGTCCCTCCGTGTGGTGATCCCGAACCCGGCGGAAAGGATGAAGAAGCGGATGGTCGCTGTGGCGCTGATCAACGGATCGTGGATggaggagaaaaagacaaaagcggCGTGCTGGCGCCAAGCTCGGATGAGGCGGTCGCGGATGGTCAGGAAGACATGTCCCTGTCTTCCGCTTCATCCCTCGGCCAAGGAAACACCAGTGAAGACTTTTTAGATGACTTGGACAGTTTGGGGGATGTTTTCAGTGACGGGGACCCTCACGACAACAAGAAGATAAATAGTGTTCTCAACGAGACCAATGACTGGGAGCCGGCAG GCCATGATGAAGAAAGCCCAATGCAAGACTCCCAGGGAGCACTTGTGAAGTCGCCGGAGACGGGCGATGTCTGCCAGGCTTCATCTTTGGAGCTGTCACCCTCCAACAGCTCCGGGGGAACCTACATGTGGGACGAAGAAGGTCTCGAACCACTTTCAGGGCCTGGCACGTATCTGTGCGATCCGTACGACGACTCCGAGCTCAACAGCATG GATATTCTGAACAATCTGCACGGCCCAGGCGTGGAAGAGGTGGATGACGATGACCTCATGCTGGATGTGGATCTCCCAGAGGATGGTTTGCATG ACTTTGACAGGATGTCCAACGGTGTAAGCGGGCCCCGTCGACAGGGACAGCGCCGCCGACACCACCGCTGGAATGGAGCTGACCACTCCCCCAACGACGGCAG GTCACCGTTTTCCCATCACTACGACAGCCTCAAGTCTTCAAGGATGTCTTTACCGGCCGCCCCCTCGGAAGCGAGGCGACAGGGCCGCGCGCCCGCGCCTGTGCACGATGAGTTGTCGCTGGAGCACATGAGCCAAGACTGCACCTTGGTCAAGAACCAGCTGCTCAGGCTGAAAAACCTACTGCAG CTCGAGGATCCGGACTCGCCAGCAGATGTTGCGGGCGAGATTGGAAGCAAGACCAATAGTGTATCCCAG TTTGAGGAGCTGCTGAAGGAGGTGCACATGCTCCGAGAAGAACTTCGGAGTCGAGACAAAACCATTGTTCAGCTCACTCTGCAGTgtcagcagctgcagcagcatcAGCGGGAacaagtg ctggccCGAGAACGTCAGGTGCGGTGCCGGTGTCAACAGCAGAGGGCGCCCTCGCTACTTCGACAGCCGGCGGACAAGCTACCGCAACGCCCCTGTGACAAGGCCACCCAGACCCACTGGAGACCCCCCACTCACGCC GGTGTGCTGCCCACCCCCTCGCCGCCCCCGTGGCAGGCGCCGCCCCAGGCCTTGACCTGTGCCGGCATGCCCCAGCGCAGACAGA
- the ccser2a gene encoding serine-rich coiled-coil domain-containing protein 2 isoform X4: MEDKVSTGSAMVSRLPKFGGRSTSGGAGSLTNGSSSQDAKTGACPSGAIRTSPFSLKWRRDEGTAPSSLSTLTSPGDGGKEKTRQLPPSAKEGKSASPGTPIMRRSGPLAVAASSPKAPPKQPLKVPPKDGIKLGQSSLNGAPKADRGDTESRPSRPKLSSGSPTSDSRDRLSQSSESLKTLELDKMVRSNSFTHFKQIPSPNSQPMIRSFSFNRAVELAKPLANTQLRPPRSSFLKPPQLGNGRLRLGLGALRVGQGGSGSSGGVQYSRTTAAASSLPTPAAPSAPSALKKPLLSTCGLNKLLGNSRASLGFKQPKPAQAKQQKTILPAWVKGAVKPSSVPPCGDPEPGGKDEEADGRCGADQRIVDGGEKDKSGVLAPSSDEAVADGQEDMSLSSASSLGQGNTSEDFLDDLDSLGDVFSDGDPHDNKKINSVLNETNDWEPAGHDEESPMQDSQGALVKSPETGDVCQASSLELSPSNSSGGTYMWDEEGLEPLSGPGTYLCDPYDDSELNSMDILNNLHGPGVEEVDDDDLMLDVDLPEDGLHDFDRMSNGVSGPRRQGQRRRHHRWNGADHSPNDGRSPFSHHYDSLKSSRMSLPAAPSEARRQGRAPAPVHDELSLEHMSQDCTLVKNQLLRLKNLLQLEDPDSPADVAGEIGSKTNSVSQFEELLKEVHMLREELRSRDKTIVQLTLQCQQLQQHQREQVLARERQVRCRCQQQRAPSLLRQPADKLPQRPCDKATQTHWRPPTHAVSPHNHTQGVLPTPSPPPWQAPPQALTCAGMPQRRQTSNTFQPQRAFPPGKAGKNSPHRGPQ, from the exons ATGGAAGATAAAGTATCGACCGGCTCCGCCATGGTTTCAAGACTGCCCAAGTTTGGCGGGCGCTCGACGAGTGGCGGCGCCGGCTCCTTGACCAACGGTTCGTCTTCGCAGGATGCCAAGACTGGCGCGTGCCCGAGCGGCGCCATTCGAACTTCTCCCTTTTCCTTGAAATGGAGGAGAGATGAAGGGACAGCCCCCTCCAGCCTGAGCACCCTGACCAGCCCTGGGGACGGGGGCAAGGAGAAGACGAGACAACTCCCCCCATCGGCAAAGGAAGGAAAGAGCGCCTCCCCGGGAACGCCGATAATGCGCAGGTCAGGTCCATTGGCGGTGGCGGCCTCCAGCCCCAAAGCCCCCCCGAAGCAACCCCTCAAAGTACCTCCCAAAGACGGCATCAAGTTAGGCCAAAGCTCACTCAACGGCGCACCCAAAGCAGACCGCGGCGACACCGAGTCCCGCCCATCACGGCCCAAGTTATCCTCAGGATCGCCGACAAGCGACTCCCGAGACCGCCTTTCGCAGTCCAGCGAAAGCCTGAAGACCCTGGAACTGGACAAGATGGTGCGCTCAAACAGTTTCACGCACTTCAAGCAGATTCCGTCTCCCAACAGCCAGCCCATGATCCGCTCCTTCTCCTTCAACCGGGCCGTGGAACTGGCCAAACCTCTGGCCAACACTCAGCTTCGACCGCCTCGGAGTAGTTTCCTCAAACCCCCTCAACTCGGCAACGGACGCTTACGTTTAGGACTCGGGGCTCTCCGTGTTGGCCAAGGGGGGTCGGGATCTTCTGGCGGCGTTCAGTACAGCCGAACAACTGCGGCTGCTTCCTCGCTCCCGACGCCGGCAGCGCCCTCCGCTCCCTCCGCTCTGAAAAAACCGCTGCTCTCCACTTGCGGTTTGAACAAGTTATTGGGGAATAGTCGCGCGTCTTTGGGCTTCAAGCAGCCGAAACCCGCACAGGCCAAGCAGCAaaagaccatcctcccggcttgGGTTAAAGGAGCCGTCAAACCTTCATCCGTCCCTCCGTGTGGTGATCCCGAACCCGGCGGAAAGGATGAAGAAGCGGATGGTCGCTGTGGCGCTGATCAACGGATCGTGGATggaggagaaaaagacaaaagcggCGTGCTGGCGCCAAGCTCGGATGAGGCGGTCGCGGATGGTCAGGAAGACATGTCCCTGTCTTCCGCTTCATCCCTCGGCCAAGGAAACACCAGTGAAGACTTTTTAGATGACTTGGACAGTTTGGGGGATGTTTTCAGTGACGGGGACCCTCACGACAACAAGAAGATAAATAGTGTTCTCAACGAGACCAATGACTGGGAGCCGGCAG GCCATGATGAAGAAAGCCCAATGCAAGACTCCCAGGGAGCACTTGTGAAGTCGCCGGAGACGGGCGATGTCTGCCAGGCTTCATCTTTGGAGCTGTCACCCTCCAACAGCTCCGGGGGAACCTACATGTGGGACGAAGAAGGTCTCGAACCACTTTCAGGGCCTGGCACGTATCTGTGCGATCCGTACGACGACTCCGAGCTCAACAGCATG GATATTCTGAACAATCTGCACGGCCCAGGCGTGGAAGAGGTGGATGACGATGACCTCATGCTGGATGTGGATCTCCCAGAGGATGGTTTGCATG ACTTTGACAGGATGTCCAACGGTGTAAGCGGGCCCCGTCGACAGGGACAGCGCCGCCGACACCACCGCTGGAATGGAGCTGACCACTCCCCCAACGACGGCAG GTCACCGTTTTCCCATCACTACGACAGCCTCAAGTCTTCAAGGATGTCTTTACCGGCCGCCCCCTCGGAAGCGAGGCGACAGGGCCGCGCGCCCGCGCCTGTGCACGATGAGTTGTCGCTGGAGCACATGAGCCAAGACTGCACCTTGGTCAAGAACCAGCTGCTCAGGCTGAAAAACCTACTGCAG CTCGAGGATCCGGACTCGCCAGCAGATGTTGCGGGCGAGATTGGAAGCAAGACCAATAGTGTATCCCAG TTTGAGGAGCTGCTGAAGGAGGTGCACATGCTCCGAGAAGAACTTCGGAGTCGAGACAAAACCATTGTTCAGCTCACTCTGCAGTgtcagcagctgcagcagcatcAGCGGGAacaagtg ctggccCGAGAACGTCAGGTGCGGTGCCGGTGTCAACAGCAGAGGGCGCCCTCGCTACTTCGACAGCCGGCGGACAAGCTACCGCAACGCCCCTGTGACAAGGCCACCCAGACCCACTGGAGACCCCCCACTCACGCCGTGAGTCCACATAACCACACTCAG GGTGTGCTGCCCACCCCCTCGCCGCCCCCGTGGCAGGCGCCGCCCCAGGCCTTGACCTGTGCCGGCATGCCCCAGCGCAGACAGA
- the ccser2a gene encoding serine-rich coiled-coil domain-containing protein 2 isoform X6, producing MEDKVSTGSAMVSRLPKFGGRSTSGGAGSLTNGSSSQDAKTGACPSGAIRTSPFSLKWRRDEGTAPSSLSTLTSPGDGGKEKTRQLPPSAKEGKSASPGTPIMRRSGPLAVAASSPKAPPKQPLKVPPKDGIKLGQSSLNGAPKADRGDTESRPSRPKLSSGSPTSDSRDRLSQSSESLKTLELDKMVRSNSFTHFKQIPSPNSQPMIRSFSFNRAVELAKPLANTQLRPPRSSFLKPPQLGNGRLRLGLGALRVGQGGSGSSGGVQYSRTTAAASSLPTPAAPSAPSALKKPLLSTCGLNKLLGNSRASLGFKQPKPAQAKQQKTILPAWVKGAVKPSSVPPCGDPEPGGKDEEADGRCGADQRIVDGGEKDKSGVLAPSSDEAVADGQEDMSLSSASSLGQGNTSEDFLDDLDSLGDVFSDGDPHDNKKINSVLNETNDWEPAGHDEESPMQDSQGALVKSPETGDVCQASSLELSPSNSSGGTYMWDEEGLEPLSGPGTYLCDPYDDSELNSMDILNNLHGPGVEEVDDDDLMLDVDLPEDGLHDFDRMSNGVSGPRRQGQRRRHHRWNGADHSPNDGRSPFSHHYDSLKSSRMSLPAAPSEARRQGRAPAPVHDELSLEHMSQDCTLVKNQLLRLKNLLQLEDPDSPADVAGEIGSKTNSVSQFEELLKEVHMLREELRSRDKTIVQLTLQCQQLQQHQREQVLARERQVRCRCQQQRAPSLLRQPADKLPQRPCDKATQTHWRPPTHAGVLPTPSPPPWQAPPQALTCAGMPQRRQTSNTFQPQRAFPPGKAGKNSPHRGPQ from the exons ATGGAAGATAAAGTATCGACCGGCTCCGCCATGGTTTCAAGACTGCCCAAGTTTGGCGGGCGCTCGACGAGTGGCGGCGCCGGCTCCTTGACCAACGGTTCGTCTTCGCAGGATGCCAAGACTGGCGCGTGCCCGAGCGGCGCCATTCGAACTTCTCCCTTTTCCTTGAAATGGAGGAGAGATGAAGGGACAGCCCCCTCCAGCCTGAGCACCCTGACCAGCCCTGGGGACGGGGGCAAGGAGAAGACGAGACAACTCCCCCCATCGGCAAAGGAAGGAAAGAGCGCCTCCCCGGGAACGCCGATAATGCGCAGGTCAGGTCCATTGGCGGTGGCGGCCTCCAGCCCCAAAGCCCCCCCGAAGCAACCCCTCAAAGTACCTCCCAAAGACGGCATCAAGTTAGGCCAAAGCTCACTCAACGGCGCACCCAAAGCAGACCGCGGCGACACCGAGTCCCGCCCATCACGGCCCAAGTTATCCTCAGGATCGCCGACAAGCGACTCCCGAGACCGCCTTTCGCAGTCCAGCGAAAGCCTGAAGACCCTGGAACTGGACAAGATGGTGCGCTCAAACAGTTTCACGCACTTCAAGCAGATTCCGTCTCCCAACAGCCAGCCCATGATCCGCTCCTTCTCCTTCAACCGGGCCGTGGAACTGGCCAAACCTCTGGCCAACACTCAGCTTCGACCGCCTCGGAGTAGTTTCCTCAAACCCCCTCAACTCGGCAACGGACGCTTACGTTTAGGACTCGGGGCTCTCCGTGTTGGCCAAGGGGGGTCGGGATCTTCTGGCGGCGTTCAGTACAGCCGAACAACTGCGGCTGCTTCCTCGCTCCCGACGCCGGCAGCGCCCTCCGCTCCCTCCGCTCTGAAAAAACCGCTGCTCTCCACTTGCGGTTTGAACAAGTTATTGGGGAATAGTCGCGCGTCTTTGGGCTTCAAGCAGCCGAAACCCGCACAGGCCAAGCAGCAaaagaccatcctcccggcttgGGTTAAAGGAGCCGTCAAACCTTCATCCGTCCCTCCGTGTGGTGATCCCGAACCCGGCGGAAAGGATGAAGAAGCGGATGGTCGCTGTGGCGCTGATCAACGGATCGTGGATggaggagaaaaagacaaaagcggCGTGCTGGCGCCAAGCTCGGATGAGGCGGTCGCGGATGGTCAGGAAGACATGTCCCTGTCTTCCGCTTCATCCCTCGGCCAAGGAAACACCAGTGAAGACTTTTTAGATGACTTGGACAGTTTGGGGGATGTTTTCAGTGACGGGGACCCTCACGACAACAAGAAGATAAATAGTGTTCTCAACGAGACCAATGACTGGGAGCCGGCAG GCCATGATGAAGAAAGCCCAATGCAAGACTCCCAGGGAGCACTTGTGAAGTCGCCGGAGACGGGCGATGTCTGCCAGGCTTCATCTTTGGAGCTGTCACCCTCCAACAGCTCCGGGGGAACCTACATGTGGGACGAAGAAGGTCTCGAACCACTTTCAGGGCCTGGCACGTATCTGTGCGATCCGTACGACGACTCCGAGCTCAACAGCATG GATATTCTGAACAATCTGCACGGCCCAGGCGTGGAAGAGGTGGATGACGATGACCTCATGCTGGATGTGGATCTCCCAGAGGATGGTTTGCATG ACTTTGACAGGATGTCCAACGGTGTAAGCGGGCCCCGTCGACAGGGACAGCGCCGCCGACACCACCGCTGGAATGGAGCTGACCACTCCCCCAACGACGGCAG GTCACCGTTTTCCCATCACTACGACAGCCTCAAGTCTTCAAGGATGTCTTTACCGGCCGCCCCCTCGGAAGCGAGGCGACAGGGCCGCGCGCCCGCGCCTGTGCACGATGAGTTGTCGCTGGAGCACATGAGCCAAGACTGCACCTTGGTCAAGAACCAGCTGCTCAGGCTGAAAAACCTACTGCAG CTCGAGGATCCGGACTCGCCAGCAGATGTTGCGGGCGAGATTGGAAGCAAGACCAATAGTGTATCCCAG TTTGAGGAGCTGCTGAAGGAGGTGCACATGCTCCGAGAAGAACTTCGGAGTCGAGACAAAACCATTGTTCAGCTCACTCTGCAGTgtcagcagctgcagcagcatcAGCGGGAacaagtg ctggccCGAGAACGTCAGGTGCGGTGCCGGTGTCAACAGCAGAGGGCGCCCTCGCTACTTCGACAGCCGGCGGACAAGCTACCGCAACGCCCCTGTGACAAGGCCACCCAGACCCACTGGAGACCCCCCACTCACGCC GGTGTGCTGCCCACCCCCTCGCCGCCCCCGTGGCAGGCGCCGCCCCAGGCCTTGACCTGTGCCGGCATGCCCCAGCGCAGACAGA